A single region of the Pseudomonas sp. VD-NE ins genome encodes:
- a CDS encoding CsgG/HfaB family protein, whose amino-acid sequence MISRMLVSGVAIAVLGTIAGTLAGCATESSRALPVAKVESASQVWTGVRVPMAVGKFDNRSSYMRGIFSDGVDRLGGQAKTILITHLQQTNRFSVLDRDNMGEIQQEAAIKGQAQRLKGADYVVTGDVTEFGRKETGDHQLFGILGRGKTQVAYAKVNLNIVNISTSEVVYSTQGAGEYALSNREIIGFGGTAAYDSTLNGKVLDLAMREAINRLVDGMNAGAWKPGN is encoded by the coding sequence ATGATCTCCCGGATGCTGGTCTCAGGCGTCGCGATTGCTGTACTCGGCACGATTGCCGGCACACTCGCCGGTTGCGCCACCGAAAGCTCCCGCGCGCTGCCGGTGGCCAAGGTTGAAAGCGCCAGCCAAGTCTGGACTGGCGTTCGTGTGCCAATGGCCGTGGGCAAGTTCGACAACCGCTCCAGCTACATGCGCGGGATCTTCTCCGACGGTGTCGACCGTCTCGGCGGTCAGGCCAAGACCATCCTCATCACCCACTTGCAGCAGACCAACCGCTTCAGCGTGCTGGATCGCGACAACATGGGCGAAATCCAGCAGGAAGCCGCGATCAAGGGCCAGGCCCAGCGTCTCAAAGGTGCTGATTATGTGGTCACCGGTGACGTCACCGAGTTCGGCCGCAAAGAGACCGGCGATCACCAGTTGTTCGGCATTCTTGGCCGTGGCAAGACTCAAGTGGCCTACGCCAAGGTCAACCTGAACATCGTCAACATCAGCACTTCCGAAGTGGTCTATTCGACTCAGGGCGCCGGCGAATACGCCTTGTCCAACCGCGAAATCATCGGCTTCGGTGGCACCGCTGCCTACGACTCGACCCTCAACGGCAAAGTACTGGATCTGGCCATGCGCGAGGCGATCAATCGTCTGGTCGATGGCATGAACGCCGGTGCCTGGAAACCGGGCAACTGA
- a CDS encoding error-prone DNA polymerase — protein sequence MAAGLVCMNDGYAELHCLSNFSFQRGASSALELFQRAKKHGYQALAITDECTLAGIVRAWQAAKSVELPLIIGSEVRIENGPKLVLLVENLAGYQALCGLITRARRRTQKGQYQVLREDFNEALPGLLVLWVPDSLDQVEEGRWLQQTFGQRLWLAVQLHRGQDDQQRLAELLSLAAELQIPAVASGDVHMHARGRRALQDTMTAIRHHVPVAEAGLRLHPNGERHLRSVEVLRELYPQALLDESVKLARRCTFDLGELRYQYPKELVPEGHSASSWLRQLTKEGIAWRWKKGAPFKVLRQINKELKLIAELGYESYFLTVHDVVRFAREQKILCQGRGSAANSAVCFALGITEIDPDRTTLLFERFMSKERNEPPDIDVDFEHERREEVLQYVFRRYGRGRAALTAVVSTYHAAGAVRDVAKALGLPPDQINALADCCGHWSDETPPVARLLEGGFDPESPVLRRVLSLTGQLIGFPRHLSQHPGGFVISEQPLDTLVPVENAAMAERTIIQWDKDDLDAVGLLKVDILALGMLSAIRRCFDLLRRHRNQDLSLATIPAEDKPTYEMISRADTIGVFQIESRAQMSMLPRLKPAKFYDLVIEVAIVRPGPIQGGMVHPYLRRRNKEEEETYPSPELEVVLKRTLGVPLFQEQVMQIAIVAADYSPGEADQLRRSMAAWKRHGGLEPHKERLAAGMKKNGYTPEFAAQIFEQIKGFGSYGFPESHAASFALLTYASCWLKCHEPAAFACALINSWPMGFYSPDQILQDARRHQLQIRPVDVRASDWDCSLETTTAAQPAIRMGLRMIKGFREDDARRIEAARARGAFADVADLGERAVLDSRAQALLADSGALRGLAGHRHRARWEVAGVQKQLGLFAGLPSQEEAEVVLPKPSVGEDLHADYSTIGTTLGPHPLALLRGELKARRCRSSQELLEVEHGRPVSVAGLVTGRQRPGTASGVTFVTLEDEFGNVNVVVWRDLAERQRQVLVGSQLLKVDGRWEREGEVRHLIAGRLSDLSPLLNGIRVQSRDFH from the coding sequence GTGGCTGCAGGGCTGGTTTGCATGAATGACGGTTATGCCGAACTGCACTGCCTGTCGAACTTCAGTTTCCAGCGCGGTGCGTCCAGTGCGCTGGAACTGTTTCAGCGCGCAAAAAAGCACGGCTATCAGGCGCTGGCGATCACCGATGAATGCACGCTGGCCGGGATCGTTCGCGCCTGGCAAGCGGCGAAATCGGTTGAGCTGCCGCTGATCATCGGCAGTGAAGTGCGCATTGAAAACGGCCCGAAACTGGTGCTGCTGGTGGAGAACCTCGCGGGCTATCAGGCACTGTGCGGCTTGATCACTCGTGCACGACGGCGCACGCAAAAAGGCCAGTATCAGGTGTTGCGCGAGGACTTCAACGAAGCGCTGCCGGGATTGCTGGTGTTGTGGGTGCCGGACTCGCTTGATCAGGTGGAAGAGGGCCGTTGGTTGCAGCAGACCTTCGGCCAACGCCTGTGGCTGGCGGTGCAATTGCATCGTGGCCAGGACGATCAGCAGCGGCTGGCGGAGTTATTGAGTCTGGCCGCCGAGTTGCAGATTCCGGCCGTGGCCAGTGGCGATGTGCATATGCACGCCCGTGGCCGACGCGCCTTGCAGGACACCATGACGGCGATCCGTCATCACGTACCGGTGGCTGAGGCGGGGTTGCGTTTGCACCCCAATGGCGAGCGACATTTGCGCAGCGTCGAGGTGTTGCGCGAGTTGTATCCGCAGGCCTTGCTCGACGAGTCGGTGAAGCTGGCCCGGCGTTGCACCTTCGATCTGGGCGAGTTGCGTTATCAATATCCCAAGGAGCTGGTCCCCGAGGGGCACAGCGCCAGTTCCTGGCTAAGGCAACTGACCAAGGAAGGCATCGCCTGGCGTTGGAAGAAGGGCGCGCCCTTCAAGGTGCTGAGACAGATCAACAAGGAGCTGAAGCTGATCGCCGAACTCGGCTATGAAAGCTACTTCCTCACCGTACACGACGTGGTGCGTTTTGCCCGTGAGCAAAAAATCCTCTGTCAGGGCCGTGGCTCGGCAGCCAACTCGGCGGTGTGCTTTGCCTTGGGCATCACCGAGATCGACCCGGACCGCACCACGCTGCTGTTCGAACGCTTCATGTCCAAGGAGCGCAATGAACCGCCGGACATCGACGTCGACTTCGAGCACGAACGCCGCGAAGAAGTCCTGCAATACGTGTTTCGCCGTTATGGCCGTGGTCGTGCGGCGCTGACGGCGGTGGTCAGCACCTACCATGCTGCCGGCGCAGTACGTGATGTGGCCAAGGCCTTGGGCCTGCCGCCGGATCAGATCAATGCACTGGCCGATTGCTGCGGCCACTGGAGCGATGAAACGCCGCCGGTCGCGCGTTTGCTCGAAGGCGGCTTCGACCCGGAAAGCCCGGTGCTGCGTCGGGTGTTGAGCCTGACCGGGCAGTTGATCGGCTTCCCCCGGCACCTGTCACAGCACCCCGGCGGCTTCGTGATTTCCGAGCAGCCGCTGGACACGCTGGTGCCGGTCGAGAACGCGGCGATGGCCGAGCGCACGATCATCCAGTGGGACAAGGACGACCTCGATGCGGTCGGCCTGCTCAAGGTGGATATCCTCGCCCTCGGCATGCTCAGCGCAATTCGCCGCTGTTTCGACTTGCTGCGCCGCCATCGCAATCAGGATCTCAGCCTGGCGACTATCCCGGCCGAAGACAAACCGACCTACGAGATGATCAGCCGCGCCGACACCATCGGTGTGTTCCAGATCGAGTCGCGGGCGCAGATGTCGATGCTGCCACGGCTGAAACCGGCGAAGTTCTATGATCTGGTGATTGAGGTGGCCATTGTCCGCCCGGGGCCGATTCAGGGCGGGATGGTCCATCCGTATCTGCGCCGCCGGAACAAGGAAGAAGAGGAGACTTATCCGTCACCGGAGCTGGAAGTGGTGCTCAAACGCACCCTCGGCGTGCCGCTGTTTCAGGAACAGGTCATGCAGATCGCCATCGTCGCTGCCGATTACAGTCCCGGGGAGGCCGATCAGTTGCGCCGCTCCATGGCTGCGTGGAAACGCCACGGCGGACTGGAACCGCACAAGGAACGCCTCGCCGCCGGCATGAAGAAGAACGGCTACACGCCGGAGTTCGCCGCGCAGATCTTCGAGCAGATCAAAGGCTTTGGCAGCTACGGTTTTCCCGAGTCCCACGCCGCCAGTTTTGCCTTGCTGACTTACGCCAGTTGCTGGCTCAAGTGCCACGAACCGGCAGCGTTCGCCTGCGCGTTGATCAATAGCTGGCCGATGGGCTTCTACAGTCCGGACCAGATTCTCCAGGATGCGCGCCGGCATCAGTTGCAGATCCGCCCGGTCGACGTGCGCGCCAGTGATTGGGATTGCAGTCTGGAAACCACCACAGCGGCGCAACCGGCGATTCGCATGGGCCTGCGGATGATCAAGGGCTTTCGCGAGGACGATGCCCGACGCATCGAAGCGGCGCGGGCGCGCGGGGCGTTTGCCGATGTCGCTGATCTGGGCGAGCGGGCGGTGCTCGACAGTCGGGCGCAGGCGTTACTCGCCGACTCCGGGGCGTTGCGTGGTTTGGCCGGGCATCGGCATCGGGCGCGCTGGGAAGTGGCCGGGGTGCAGAAACAGCTGGGCCTGTTTGCCGGGTTGCCAAGTCAGGAGGAGGCCGAGGTGGTGCTGCCCAAACCCAGCGTTGGCGAGGATCTGCATGCCGATTACAGCACCATCGGCACCACGTTGGGGCCGCATCCGCTGGCGCTGTTGCGTGGCGAACTCAAAGCCCGGCGCTGCCGCAGTTCGCAGGAGTTGCTTGAGGTCGAACACGGCCGACCGGTGAGCGTCGCCGGGCTGGTGACGGGACGGCAACGACCGGGCACCGCCAGTGGCGTGACCTTCGTGACCCTGGAAGACGAATTCGGCAACGTCAACGTGGTGGTCTGGCGCGACCTGGCCGAGCGTCAGCGGCAAGTGCTGGTCGGTTCGCAATTGCTCAAGGTCGATGGCCGCTGGGAGCGCGAGGGCGAAGTGCGCCATTTGATTGCAGGCCGCCTGAGCGACCTCAGCCCGCTGCTCAATGGCATTCGCGTACAGAGCCGCGATTTCCATTGA
- a CDS encoding DNA polymerase Y family protein, whose protein sequence is MRWVCILFPQLALDAVLRQRPDPDEPLVLLNGPAQRRVLQAVNPAARKLGLRAGQSMTAAQAMSKGFATADYEAAEVEHWQQFLAAWAYRFSAQVSVHYPRTVVFEIESSLGLFGSWAQFEARLRQELTDLGFRHRIVAAPNPVAARVLANAYDGLVVPDGEALQHHLGQLPVDRVGLEPSVATALSRMGLRNLNQVQSLPRQALARRFEAQMLKHLDTLFGARPLALEFYLPPDRFDVRIELNFDVQSHQALLFPLRRLTGDLSAFLCGRDSGVQRFDLHLEHAGLPDSVIKVGLLSAERDPAMLFELARGRLEQVQVEAPVRGFRLRAEDLPSFVPQFQELFDDRPQQTLPWEQLRERLRARLGDDAVQGLRFQADHRPECAWQHGVDKQRCAGLPSVHRPGWLLGEPQSVAEGSARILMGPERIESGWWDGDDVRRDYYLIQNRAGQQGWAYRAVGEGGPLWLQGWFA, encoded by the coding sequence ATGCGCTGGGTGTGTATTCTGTTTCCGCAATTGGCCCTCGACGCCGTGCTGCGTCAGCGTCCCGATCCCGATGAGCCATTAGTGCTGCTCAACGGCCCGGCCCAGCGCCGGGTGTTGCAAGCGGTCAACCCGGCGGCGCGCAAGCTCGGGTTGCGCGCCGGCCAGTCGATGACCGCCGCCCAAGCGATGAGCAAAGGGTTTGCCACGGCGGATTACGAGGCGGCCGAGGTCGAGCACTGGCAGCAATTTCTCGCCGCGTGGGCCTACCGTTTCAGCGCGCAGGTCAGCGTGCACTATCCGCGCACCGTGGTGTTCGAGATCGAATCGAGCCTGGGTCTGTTCGGCTCCTGGGCGCAGTTCGAAGCACGACTGCGCCAGGAACTGACCGATCTGGGTTTCCGTCATCGCATCGTCGCCGCACCGAATCCGGTGGCGGCGCGGGTGCTGGCCAATGCTTACGACGGCTTGGTGGTGCCGGACGGCGAAGCCTTGCAGCACCACCTCGGCCAGTTACCCGTCGACCGCGTCGGCCTGGAGCCGAGCGTGGCCACGGCGTTGTCGCGCATGGGCCTGCGCAATCTGAATCAGGTGCAGAGCCTGCCGCGTCAGGCGCTGGCGCGGCGCTTCGAAGCGCAGATGCTCAAACACCTCGACACCTTGTTCGGTGCGCGACCCTTGGCGCTGGAATTTTACTTGCCGCCGGATCGTTTCGATGTGCGCATCGAACTCAACTTTGACGTGCAGTCGCATCAGGCGCTGCTGTTCCCGTTACGGCGTTTGACCGGTGACCTGTCGGCGTTCCTCTGCGGGCGTGACAGCGGCGTGCAGCGTTTCGACCTGCATCTGGAACACGCCGGGCTGCCGGACAGCGTGATCAAGGTTGGTCTGCTCAGTGCTGAACGTGATCCGGCGATGCTTTTCGAACTGGCGCGCGGGCGGCTGGAGCAAGTACAGGTCGAGGCGCCCGTGCGTGGCTTTCGCCTGCGCGCCGAGGACCTGCCGAGCTTCGTGCCGCAGTTTCAGGAACTGTTCGACGACCGCCCGCAACAGACCTTGCCGTGGGAGCAGTTGCGCGAACGCCTGCGTGCACGCTTGGGCGATGACGCCGTGCAGGGGCTGCGTTTTCAGGCCGATCATCGCCCCGAGTGCGCATGGCAGCACGGTGTCGACAAACAACGCTGCGCAGGCTTGCCGAGCGTGCACCGTCCGGGCTGGTTGCTCGGCGAGCCGCAAAGTGTGGCAGAAGGTTCGGCGCGGATTCTCATGGGTCCGGAACGTATCGAATCCGGCTGGTGGGACGGTGACGATGTGCGCCGCGATTATTACCTGATCCAGAACCGCGCCGGCCAACAGGGCTGGGCTTATCGCGCGGTGGGCGAGGGCGGTCCGTTGTGGCTGCAGGGCTGGTTTGCATGA
- the imuA gene encoding translesion DNA synthesis-associated protein ImuA, whose protein sequence is MGAVVALDTLFNGGQVWKGRPAPPAASPQPTGHAALDAALPSGGWPEAALSEILLAGPGVGELQLVWPTLARLSAAGERIVLVAPPFVPYPQAWENAGVDLRQLSVIQASERDALWAAEQCLRSGSCGAVLCWPHKADDRALRRLQVAAETGQTLAFAWRSLSEAINPSPAALRIAIDAKPAQLRVLKCRGGLARAAPIAFAVGH, encoded by the coding sequence ATGGGCGCCGTCGTTGCGTTGGATACGCTGTTCAATGGCGGCCAGGTCTGGAAGGGCCGGCCTGCGCCACCCGCTGCCAGCCCGCAACCGACCGGGCATGCGGCGCTGGACGCGGCACTGCCCAGCGGTGGCTGGCCGGAAGCGGCGTTGAGCGAAATTCTTCTGGCCGGTCCCGGTGTCGGCGAACTGCAACTGGTCTGGCCGACGCTGGCGCGGTTGTCGGCGGCGGGCGAGCGCATCGTGCTGGTGGCGCCGCCGTTCGTGCCGTACCCGCAGGCGTGGGAGAACGCCGGGGTCGATCTGCGTCAGTTGTCGGTGATCCAGGCCAGTGAACGCGATGCCTTGTGGGCGGCGGAACAGTGTTTGCGTTCGGGCAGTTGCGGCGCGGTGCTGTGCTGGCCGCACAAGGCCGATGACCGCGCATTGCGCCGTTTGCAGGTGGCGGCGGAAACCGGCCAGACCCTGGCGTTTGCCTGGCGGTCGTTGAGCGAAGCGATCAACCCGTCACCGGCGGCGTTGCGCATTGCCATTGATGCCAAACCCGCGCAGTTGCGCGTGCTCAAGTGCCGTGGCGGTTTGGCGCGTGCGGCACCGATTGCCTTTGCCGTGGGTCACTGA
- the lexA gene encoding transcriptional repressor LexA, which yields MYSMTNLTPRRTAILTFIRDRIAEHGQPPSLAEISEAFGFASRSVARKHVLALTEAGFIEVNPHQARGIRLLGQPPRPELLDIPVLGRVAAGAPIGADADIHSRLMLDPALFSRTPDYMLRVQGDSMIEDGILDGDLVGVKRNPEALNGQIVVARLDGEVTIKRFERLGDEVRLLPRNPAYQPIVVRDTQDLAIEGVFCGLVRQG from the coding sequence ATGTACTCCATGACCAATCTGACTCCCCGCCGTACTGCCATCCTGACGTTTATCCGCGATCGAATCGCCGAACACGGTCAGCCCCCAAGCCTCGCTGAAATCAGCGAGGCTTTTGGTTTTGCCTCGCGCAGCGTGGCGCGCAAGCACGTGCTCGCGCTCACCGAAGCCGGTTTTATCGAGGTCAATCCGCATCAGGCTCGCGGCATTCGCTTGCTCGGGCAGCCGCCGCGTCCGGAACTGCTCGACATCCCCGTGCTCGGCCGCGTCGCTGCCGGTGCGCCGATTGGCGCCGATGCCGACATCCATAGCCGTTTGATGCTCGACCCGGCGCTGTTCTCCCGCACACCCGACTACATGCTGCGGGTGCAGGGCGATTCGATGATCGAGGACGGCATCCTCGACGGCGATCTGGTCGGCGTGAAGCGCAATCCCGAAGCGCTCAACGGCCAGATCGTCGTGGCACGGCTCGACGGCGAGGTCACCATCAAACGCTTCGAACGGCTCGGCGATGAAGTACGGCTGTTGCCACGCAACCCGGCGTATCAGCCGATTGTCGTGCGCGACACTCAGGACCTGGCCATCGAAGGGGTGTTCTGTGGTCTGGTGAGGCAAGGCTGA
- a CDS encoding LysR family transcriptional regulator — MDKLGALKMFVVTAQLGSFSRAAEQLGKTPSALTKAVNHLESELGARLFERSTRRILLTEIGRVYLETARLVLQRLDEAGEEIEQLQHGLRGNLKITAPLAYGRAFLDEVCDGFLQQYPQISLQVDLCDAFVNLLESGYDLALREGHDDLPGLIARVVGSNRLALCGSPEYLARKDLPVNPQTLEQHEWLLYQHPLLSREFWWAERDGQRLSLAQPANPLLRSDNYDLLLASALAGRGLLHTPLWSAAPYIADGRLVRVMADYEIDPDTFGPHILAVYPSHRRATAKVVAFIDYIAEFLAERGLG; from the coding sequence ATGGACAAGTTGGGTGCATTGAAAATGTTCGTGGTCACCGCGCAGCTCGGCAGTTTCAGCCGCGCCGCCGAGCAGTTGGGCAAGACCCCGTCGGCGCTGACCAAAGCGGTCAATCACCTGGAATCGGAGCTCGGCGCACGGCTGTTCGAGCGCAGCACTCGGCGGATTCTGCTCACCGAAATCGGCCGTGTGTACCTGGAAACCGCGCGGCTGGTGTTGCAGCGGCTGGACGAGGCCGGCGAGGAAATCGAGCAGTTGCAGCACGGCTTGCGCGGCAACCTGAAAATCACTGCGCCGCTGGCGTATGGGCGGGCGTTTCTCGATGAGGTGTGTGACGGCTTTTTGCAGCAATACCCGCAGATCAGCCTGCAAGTGGACCTGTGCGATGCCTTCGTCAATCTGCTGGAAAGCGGCTACGACCTGGCGCTACGTGAGGGCCACGATGATTTGCCGGGGTTGATTGCGCGGGTGGTCGGCAGCAATCGTCTGGCGTTGTGCGGCAGCCCGGAGTACCTGGCGCGCAAGGATTTGCCGGTGAATCCGCAAACCCTCGAACAACATGAATGGCTGCTTTATCAGCATCCGCTGCTCAGCCGCGAATTCTGGTGGGCCGAGCGCGACGGGCAGCGTTTGAGCCTCGCGCAGCCGGCGAATCCGCTGTTGCGCAGTGATAATTACGATTTGTTGCTGGCCAGTGCCCTGGCCGGGCGCGGTTTGCTGCACACGCCGCTGTGGAGCGCCGCGCCGTACATTGCCGACGGGCGGCTGGTGCGGGTCATGGCGGATTACGAGATCGATCCGGACACTTTTGGCCCGCACATTCTTGCGGTGTACCCGAGCCATCGGCGGGCCACGGCGAAGGTCGTCGCCTTCATCGATTACATCGCCGAATTCCTCGCCGAACGCGGCCTTGGCTAA
- a CDS encoding amidohydrolase, whose translation MKRFIPSLLVAAVSFASMEAIAAPDLILLNGKIFTADRAQPKVQALAVENGKVLKVGTDAQIKALIEPGTQVIDLKGKALMPGLIDSHSHAIFGGLEMVSANMEDEVVGLDELQKRLRDWRADGKAKHGDVLSIAGMSSVYWAQAEALGKTFNSGEWASVPVVFIGSDHHTAWANNVMLKRAGIDAALLKTLPDAEKDTIGKLANGEPNGFVVDAGWDRVASKMPVPSPADMLNAAKSAVRYNNSLGITAWMDPAANAAPGEAVFALKPTEKTVGVLPAYKALSESGDMSVHVAALLVANPKSVPADLDTLDKVRQQFQGIPNLTLPGIKIFADGVIEFPAQSAAMIDPYSNSHKQGELLIDPQHFGELVSAIDQRGWLVHIHAIGDRAVRESLNGIAQARKDRQSGVTHSITHLQMVNPKEFARFKPLNVIASMQLLWASADDYTTDMIKPYVSALAFRYQYPAHSLLKQGATIAGASDWPVSTPNPFNAMAQAITRVGPLGVLNADERLDRDTMFYAYTVNAARTIGLEKQIGSLTPGKQADFIVLDRDVFSVDNKALHDTQVLQTWFGGRQVYTAEK comes from the coding sequence ATGAAAAGATTCATCCCGAGTCTGCTGGTAGCCGCTGTAAGTTTTGCCTCGATGGAAGCCATCGCCGCACCTGATCTGATCCTGCTCAACGGCAAGATTTTCACTGCCGACCGCGCGCAACCCAAGGTGCAGGCCCTGGCCGTGGAAAACGGCAAAGTGCTGAAGGTCGGCACCGACGCGCAGATCAAAGCCTTGATCGAACCCGGCACCCAAGTCATCGACCTCAAGGGCAAAGCGCTCATGCCCGGGCTGATCGACAGCCATTCCCACGCGATTTTCGGCGGTCTGGAAATGGTCTCGGCGAACATGGAAGACGAAGTCGTCGGCCTCGACGAACTGCAAAAACGCCTGCGCGACTGGCGTGCAGACGGCAAGGCCAAACATGGCGACGTGCTGAGCATTGCCGGGATGAGTTCGGTTTATTGGGCGCAAGCCGAGGCCTTGGGCAAAACCTTCAACAGCGGCGAATGGGCCAGCGTGCCAGTGGTGTTTATCGGCAGCGACCACCACACGGCGTGGGCCAACAACGTCATGCTCAAACGCGCCGGGATCGACGCAGCGCTGCTGAAAACCCTGCCCGACGCGGAAAAGGACACCATCGGCAAACTGGCCAACGGTGAGCCCAATGGATTTGTGGTCGACGCCGGTTGGGATCGGGTCGCCTCGAAAATGCCAGTGCCGAGCCCCGCCGACATGTTGAATGCGGCGAAATCAGCGGTGCGCTACAACAACAGCCTCGGCATCACCGCGTGGATGGATCCGGCCGCCAACGCCGCCCCGGGCGAAGCGGTGTTCGCCCTCAAACCCACCGAGAAAACCGTCGGCGTGCTGCCGGCCTATAAAGCCCTGTCGGAAAGCGGCGACATGAGCGTGCACGTCGCGGCGCTGCTGGTAGCCAACCCGAAAAGCGTGCCCGCCGACCTCGATACGCTGGACAAGGTGCGCCAGCAATTTCAGGGCATTCCCAACCTGACCCTGCCCGGGATCAAGATCTTCGCCGACGGCGTGATTGAATTCCCGGCACAAAGCGCGGCGATGATCGACCCCTACAGCAACTCGCACAAACAGGGCGAATTGCTGATCGATCCGCAGCATTTCGGCGAACTGGTCAGCGCCATCGACCAGCGCGGCTGGCTGGTGCACATCCACGCGATCGGCGACCGTGCCGTGCGTGAGTCGCTGAACGGTATCGCCCAGGCGCGCAAGGATCGGCAGAGCGGCGTGACGCACTCGATCACCCACTTGCAAATGGTCAATCCGAAAGAGTTCGCCCGTTTCAAACCGCTCAACGTGATCGCCTCGATGCAACTGCTGTGGGCCAGCGCCGACGACTACACCACTGACATGATCAAGCCCTACGTCAGCGCCCTCGCCTTTCGCTATCAGTACCCGGCGCACTCGCTGCTGAAACAGGGCGCGACGATTGCCGGCGCGAGTGACTGGCCGGTGTCGACGCCAAATCCGTTCAATGCCATGGCCCAGGCGATTACTCGGGTCGGCCCGTTGGGCGTACTCAATGCCGATGAGCGTCTGGACCGCGACACGATGTTCTATGCCTACACGGTCAACGCCGCACGGACGATTGGCCTGGAGAAACAGATCGGCTCGCTGACGCCGGGTAAGCAGGCGGACTTTATCGTGCTCGATCGCGATGTGTTCAGCGTCGACAACAAAGCCCTGCATGACACCCAGGTCCTGCAAACCTGGTTCGGCGGCCGTCAGGTCTATACCGCCGAAAAATAA
- a CDS encoding TorF family putative porin, with product MKALPLFALSFFSLLPLSSQALPLNDDFALEVDLTLASDYRTRGISQTQNDPAVQAGLTLAHSSGLYLGAWSSNVDFGGGLKTRQEVDYYGGWLWQATEAVSLDLGYIKYAYPKESQFNQSEVYGILGVYGVKLAAYYSSDAPGIDSKQSSLYTYIGYETELPYDSGLKLRYGNMDFKDPHLYSASGSAEDSYREWEIKLTHNLAGVVLGLSYIDTDLSQTQCLSNWGFKDVCTATVVASVSKSF from the coding sequence ATGAAAGCCTTGCCCCTGTTCGCCCTGAGTTTTTTCAGTCTGCTGCCTTTGAGCAGCCAAGCGCTCCCCTTGAACGATGACTTTGCGCTGGAGGTAGACCTGACCCTCGCCAGCGACTACCGCACGCGGGGCATCTCGCAAACGCAAAACGACCCTGCCGTGCAGGCCGGTCTGACCCTCGCGCACAGCAGCGGTCTGTACCTTGGCGCGTGGAGCTCCAACGTCGATTTCGGCGGTGGCCTGAAAACCCGCCAGGAAGTCGATTACTACGGCGGTTGGCTGTGGCAGGCGACCGAGGCTGTCAGCCTCGACCTAGGCTACATCAAGTACGCCTACCCCAAGGAAAGCCAGTTCAACCAGAGCGAGGTTTACGGGATTCTCGGGGTTTACGGGGTGAAACTGGCGGCGTATTACTCCAGCGATGCGCCGGGGATCGATAGCAAACAGAGTTCGCTGTACACCTACATCGGTTATGAAACCGAGTTGCCGTACGACTCAGGATTGAAGTTGCGCTACGGCAATATGGATTTCAAGGACCCGCATTTGTACTCGGCGTCGGGCAGCGCCGAGGACTCTTATCGCGAATGGGAAATCAAACTCACCCACAACCTGGCCGGCGTGGTGTTGGGCCTGAGCTACATCGACACCGATCTCTCACAAACCCAATGCCTGAGCAATTGGGGCTTCAAGGATGTGTGCACGGCAACCGTCGTCGCCAGCGTCAGCAAATCCTTCTGA